A region from the Benincasa hispida cultivar B227 chromosome 12, ASM972705v1, whole genome shotgun sequence genome encodes:
- the LOC120068208 gene encoding probable pectinesterase/pectinesterase inhibitor 21 encodes MSNGFANAEGDKKKKKMAIISVSSLILVAMVVAVTVGVNNAPKEEHGDGHGGETHEISSTTKAIQAICQPTDYKDVCEKNLMAEAGNTTDPKELAKVGLRIATRNLNEAIRNSTTLQELAKDPRTNQALQNCRELLEYAIDDLNESFERIGTFQMSKLDEFVADLKIWLSGALTYEQTCLDGFENTTGDAGVRMQEFLKSSQQMTTNGLAIVNELSGMLGSLQIPGMTGRRLLEDDADEMPSWVSEGKRRLMQAAAASMKPDLVVAQDGSGKYKTINAALADVPLKSNKTFVIYVKAGIYKEIVVIPKAMTHLTMYGDGPTKTIVTGSLNFIDGIQTFKTATFAAIGANFYARDMGFENTAGAAKHQAVALRVQSDRSIFYNCKIDGYQDTLYAHAHRQFYRDCIISGTIDFVFGNAATIFQNCKLVVRKPMDNQQCIVTAHGRLNRKEPTALIFQSCHFMGDPAYLPFKNINKAYLGRPWKQYSRTIIIGSQIDDIIQPEGWLPWMGDFGLNTLFYAEVQNKGPGADESKRVKWRGIRHITPQHAADYTPRRFIDGDAWIPAKGIPYSSGMM; translated from the exons atgtcAAACGGATTTGCCAATGCCGAAGGtgataaaaagaagaagaagatggcgATCATTAGTGTGTCTTCTTTAATCCTCGTGGCAATGGTTGTGGCCGTTACCGTCGGCGTCAACAATGCACCCAAAGAGGAGCACGGTGATGGTCACGGTGGCGAAACACATGAGATTTCATCAACAACCAAAGCAATCCAAGCTATTTGCCAACCGACGGATTACAAAGATGTATGCGAGAAGAATCTAATGGCAGAAGCCGGTAACACAACAGACCCTAAAGAGCTCGCAAAAGTCGGCTTAAGGATTGCCACGAGGAATCTAAACGAGGCGATTAGAAATTCCACCACGCTTCAAGAATTAGCCAAAGACCCAAGAACCAACCAAGCCCTTCAAAACTGTCGTGAGCTTTTAGAATACGCCATCGATGATTTGAACGAATCCTTTGAAAGAATCGGCACCTTCCAAATGTCCAAACTCGACGAGTTCGTTGCTGATCTAAAGATTTGGCTCAGTGGGGCTCTCACGTACGAGCAAACTTGTTTAGATGGATTTGAGAACACTACAGGTGATGCTGGTGTGAGAATGCAAGAGTTTTTGAAGTCATCTCAACAAATGACAACCAACGGGCTTGCCATTGTTAACGAATTGTCTGGCATGTTGGGCTCACTTCAAATTCCTGGAATGACTGGACGACGACTTTTGGAGGACGATGCTGATGAAATGCCGTCGTGGGTCAGCGAGGGAAAGAGACGCTTGATGCAAGCGGCAGCGGCGTCGATGAAACCCGATTTGGTGGTGGCTCAAGATGGGAGTGGGAAATACAAGACTATAAATGCAGCTTTGGCCGATGTGCCTTTGAAGAGTAACAAAACGTTTGTGATTTATGTGAAGGCTGGAATTTATAAGGAAATTGTTGTTATTCCTAAGGCTATGACTCATCTTACCATGTACGGTGATGGTCCAACCAAGACTATCGTTACtggtagtttgaactttatcgATGGTATTCAAACATTCAAAACTGCCACCTTCG CTGCAATTGGAGCCAATTTCTACGCTAGAGACATGGGATTCGAGAACACAGCTGGAGCAGCAAAGCACCAAGCCGTAGCCCTACGAGTTCAATCCGACAGATCAATCTTCTACAACTGTAAAATTGACGGATACCAAGACACTCTCTACGCACACGCTCACCGTCAGTTCTACAGAGATTGCATAATCAGTGGCACCATCGACTTCGTCTTCGGCAACGCCGCCACCATTTTCCAGAACTGCAAGCTAGTGGTGCGAAAGCCAATGGATAACCAACAATGCATCGTAACTGCTCACGGCCGTCTCAACCGCAAGGAGCCGACGGCATTGATCTTCCAAAGCTGCCATTTCATGGGTGATCCAGCTTACTTGCCATTCAAAAACATCAACAAGGCATACTTGGGCCGCCCTTGGAAGCAATATTCAAGAACCATTATAATCGGGTCTCAGATAGACGATATAATCCAGCCTGAAGGATGgttgccatggatgggcgattTTGGGCTGAACACGTTGTTCTACGCCGAGGTACAGAACAAAGGGCCAGGAGCTGATGAAAGCAAGAGAGTGAAGTGGCGAGGAATTAGACATATTACTCCACAACATGCCGCCGATTACACTCCTCGACGATTTATTGATGGCGATGCTTGGATTCCTGCTAAGGGAATTCCGTACTCTTCTGGAATGATGTAA
- the LOC120067691 gene encoding RING-H2 finger protein ATL2-like, which yields MADDDDDGGLFSPPSYKRYAFSGKIMLGAIILLLFVVILMICLHLYVRLYLLSSSRRQSHSRIRRRRRREHFVFTAEPRIAAAPSHGLPQSILKSLPVFVHSGKPDPDPIYCAVCLSEFEENEIGRIIPKCNHSFHVGCIDMWFYSHVTCPLCRSEVKPELGSGSGPFDDPVEIAIDISEPGSSSGEEEPDRWCPVEMAASVELVDNESRQVVDMSDDGTSRITANFVKSLSVKEEIEAVHSER from the coding sequence ATGGCcgacgacgacgacgacggCGGACTCTTCTCTCCACCGTCCTACAAACGCTACGCCTTCAGCGGAAAAATCATGCTCGGCGCAATCATTTTATTGTTATTCGTCGTCATCCTCATGATTTGTCTTCATCTCTACGTTCGATTATACCTACTTTCCTCCTCCCGCCGGCAATCCCACAGCCGCatccgccgccgccgccgccgtgAGCACTTTGTCTTCACGGCGGAGCCTCGAATTGCTGCCGCTCCGTCGCATGGTTTGCCGCAATCGATTCTCAAATCCCTACCCGTTTTCGTTCACTCGGGGAAACCTGACCCGGATCCGATTTATTGTGCGGTTTGTTTATCGGAATTTGAAGAGAACGAAATCGGGCGGATTATTCCAAAATGTAACCACAGCTTCCACGTGGGATGTATTGATATGTGGTTTTATTCGCACGTGACTTGCCCGCTTTGTAGATCCGAGGTGAAACCCGAACTCGGATCTGGATCCGGCCCATTTGATGACCCGGTCGAGATAGCTATTGATATTTCTGAACCGGGTTCAAGCTCTGGTGAGGAAGAACCAGATCGTTGGTGTCCGGTTGAGATGGCGGCGTCGGTGGAGCTAGTGGACAACGAGTCGAGGCAAGTGGTCGACATGTCGGATGATGGGACGTCAAGGATAACGGCGAATTTTGTGAAGTCGTTGTCCGTGAAGGAGGAAATAGAAGCGGTGCATTCAGAAAGATAA